A stretch of the Planktothricoides raciborskii GIHE-MW2 genome encodes the following:
- a CDS encoding ATP-binding protein, producing MKGLSFSEIWEKLSSNDESVLIEAKRASDIGKSVMETVSAFANEPGRGGGYLILGVEKSEDESPEDYKITGISNSDQIQSNLANQCREMFNVAIRPQIEVISHNGTNVILVFIPEAQPHEKPVYIKNKGLPRGAFRRIGSTDQHCTDEDIALFYQLRQHRTFDETPVPESSLDDFDPQAIAEYRRIRSNINPNAAELNYNDSDLLYSITATTKHQGQICATIGGILLFGKVAALRRYFPMSRIDYIIVEGREWVPDPNNRYQTVEILEPLLLSIPRLISLVLNDIPKAFTLGDNNIYRQEVPVIPRTVIREAIVNSLMHRNYRTRQPVQVIRFSNRLEIHNPGYSLKSFDSLGEPGSITRNEKIAAVLHDVGIAETKGTGIRVMIDEMHRANLTIPLFESISEKDCFTVKLLVHHLLSSEDVEWLAQFKDYSLNDDDARALIIAREIGVINNFIYRSINCVDTLTASGRLRHLRDSGLLEQKGKGSATYYILRPNLSGEGLPGTIVAQDSPYLASSPVDNSLSSGLAVQDNPNLAGSPIHKGNEQNYLDRMPDNLRDAVEQLGERADPQKVDSVILMLCEWRDLSSSDLAGILGRSQVYLRSNYLNRLIGTGQLEYIRPESPSDPHQAYRTRNFWPPGRT from the coding sequence ATGAAAGGATTGAGTTTCAGTGAAATTTGGGAAAAATTATCAAGCAATGACGAATCAGTTTTAATAGAGGCTAAACGTGCATCTGACATTGGAAAAAGTGTGATGGAAACCGTTTCGGCCTTTGCTAATGAACCAGGACGCGGTGGCGGATATCTCATCCTGGGAGTAGAAAAATCGGAAGATGAATCCCCTGAAGATTACAAGATAACTGGAATTTCTAACTCCGATCAAATTCAATCCAATCTTGCTAATCAATGCCGCGAAATGTTTAATGTGGCGATTCGCCCACAGATTGAGGTAATTAGTCACAACGGCACAAACGTCATCTTGGTTTTCATCCCAGAAGCTCAACCCCATGAAAAGCCTGTTTATATAAAAAATAAAGGTCTTCCTAGGGGTGCTTTTCGCCGTATCGGATCGACAGACCAACATTGTACGGATGAGGATATTGCTCTTTTCTATCAGTTACGTCAGCACCGTACTTTCGATGAAACTCCTGTACCTGAGTCTAGTTTAGATGATTTTGACCCGCAGGCGATCGCCGAGTATAGACGGATCAGAAGTAATATCAATCCTAACGCTGCTGAATTAAACTACAACGACTCTGATTTGCTCTACTCTATAACTGCCACAACTAAACATCAAGGACAAATATGTGCAACTATTGGAGGAATTCTTTTATTTGGAAAGGTAGCAGCTTTAAGGCGGTATTTTCCCATGAGCCGTATTGACTATATCATAGTTGAAGGACGTGAGTGGGTTCCTGACCCAAATAATCGATATCAAACCGTTGAGATTCTTGAGCCGTTATTACTATCGATACCAAGGCTAATCAGCCTTGTTTTAAACGATATTCCCAAAGCATTTACCCTGGGAGATAACAACATTTATCGCCAAGAAGTACCAGTAATTCCGCGAACAGTTATTCGGGAAGCGATAGTCAATTCTCTGATGCACCGTAACTATCGTACACGCCAACCCGTACAGGTAATTAGATTTTCCAATCGCCTGGAAATTCATAATCCAGGTTATTCCCTAAAGTCTTTCGATTCGCTGGGAGAACCTGGTTCCATTACTCGTAACGAAAAAATAGCTGCTGTTTTGCATGACGTAGGTATTGCGGAGACAAAAGGTACAGGGATCCGCGTTATGATTGATGAAATGCATAGGGCAAATCTAACCATTCCTTTATTTGAATCAATTTCAGAGAAAGATTGTTTCACGGTGAAACTCTTAGTTCATCATCTATTAAGCTCTGAAGATGTAGAATGGTTAGCACAATTTAAGGATTATTCTCTTAACGACGATGACGCAAGAGCACTAATTATAGCCAGGGAAATTGGCGTAATAAATAACTTTATATACCGCTCTATCAATTGCGTGGACACCCTAACGGCTAGTGGACGCTTAAGACATCTGCGGGATTCGGGCTTGCTAGAACAGAAGGGAAAAGGCTCTGCAACTTACTATATCCTTAGACCCAATCTGTCAGGGGAAGGCTTACCTGGCACCATCGTGGCACAAGATAGTCCTTATCTAGCGAGTAGCCCTGTAGATAACAGCTTATCTAGCGGGTTAGCAGTCCAAGACAACCCTAATCTAGCGGGTAGCCCTATACATAAGGGTAATGAGCAAAATTACTTGGATCGGATGCCAGACAATCTGAGGGACGCTGTTGAGCAACTGGGAGAACGAGCGGATCCGCAAAAAGTAGATTCTGTAATTCTGATGCTTTGCGAGTGGCGTGATTTGTCTTCTTCTGACCTGGCTGGGATTCTTGGGCGCAGTCAAGTTTACCTGCGAAGTAACTATCTCAACCGTCTGATCGGTACGGGTCAGCTTGAATATATTCGGCCTGAAAGTCCCAGCGATCCGCATCAAGCCTACCGAACTCGGAACTTTTGGCCGCCCGGTAGAACTTGA
- a CDS encoding STAS-like domain-containing protein, whose amino-acid sequence MRHQIHDLIGFACMTPDEGQKVYDLIYPELLADRPVELDFAGVEIFASPFFNFAIGQLLRDISPDTLNRLLKFSHLNAIGKQVLKRVIENSKQYYANEKTRKTVDQVLSEQANSL is encoded by the coding sequence ATGAGACACCAGATCCACGACCTAATAGGATTTGCTTGCATGACCCCCGATGAAGGCCAGAAGGTCTATGATTTGATTTACCCAGAACTTTTGGCCGATCGCCCGGTAGAACTTGATTTTGCTGGAGTGGAAATTTTTGCCTCTCCCTTTTTCAACTTTGCCATTGGGCAGCTACTCAGAGATATTTCCCCAGATACCTTAAACCGTCTGCTGAAATTTTCTCACCTGAATGCGATCGGTAAACAGGTACTCAAGCGAGTCATTGAAAACTCAAAGCAATATTATGCTAATGAAAAGACTCGCAAGACAGTAGACCAAGTTTTGAGCGAACAAGCAAATAGTCTCTAA
- a CDS encoding DUF86 domain-containing protein → MSNTSQREWRFYIDDMICFAEKVLRYTKNLDQETFINNEPYYDATLRNLELIGEAATHIPQEIRVNHPEIPWRQIIATRNRIIHGYLGIDNDIIWSIITDEIPDIIKKLPKVKEENSI, encoded by the coding sequence ATGTCTAATACATCACAAAGAGAATGGCGATTTTATATTGATGATATGATTTGTTTCGCAGAAAAGGTTTTACGTTATACCAAAAACCTCGATCAAGAAACCTTTATTAACAACGAACCTTACTACGATGCAACCCTGAGAAACTTAGAACTTATTGGGGAAGCCGCCACCCACATTCCCCAAGAGATTAGAGTCAATCACCCAGAAATACCCTGGCGACAAATTATTGCCACCCGTAACCGCATTATTCATGGCTATTTAGGTATTGACAATGATATTATTTGGAGTATTATTACTGACGAAATTCCCGATATAATTAAAAAATTGCCAAAGGTAAAAGAAGAAAATTCAATTTAG
- a CDS encoding nucleotidyltransferase family protein has translation MKKQQAIELLSKSKTLLQEKYGVTTLALFGSTARDTATENSDIDILIAFEGKADSKRYFGSLFYLEDLLKCPVDLITEPALRQELKPYIEAEIIYV, from the coding sequence ATGAAAAAACAACAAGCGATCGAACTCCTTAGCAAGAGTAAAACTCTACTCCAAGAAAAATACGGAGTCACTACCCTAGCTTTATTTGGTTCTACTGCGAGAGATACCGCCACTGAAAATAGTGATATCGACATCCTAATAGCCTTTGAAGGAAAAGCAGACTCTAAACGCTATTTTGGCTCTTTATTTTATCTCGAAGACTTGCTCAAATGCCCTGTAGATTTGATTACAGAACCAGCCCTACGCCAGGAACTAAAACCTTATATCGAGGCAGAAATAATTTATGTCTAA
- the cobM gene encoding precorrin-4 C(11)-methyltransferase, whose translation MSESMSESQKSKSIPSVAGLKPAVYIVGAGPGDPDLLTVKAQKLLMAADVILFANSLVPTQVLQFCRADAEKIPTANKTLEDILPMMISRVKAGKSVIRLHSGDPSLYSAIGEQMQALAEAEIPFEIIPGISAFQAAAAKLNVELTVPGLVQTIILTRVSGRASSVPDTEELASLAAHQASLCLYLSARHVEDSQEKLLQHYPEDTPVAICYRLGWPDEKIVVVPLAEMATVTIAENLIKTTLYVVSPALKWLENRQCSAQFSEVRSRLYHPEHSHIFRPVSSHQ comes from the coding sequence ATGTCTGAATCAATGTCTGAATCTCAGAAATCTAAGTCTATTCCATCTGTAGCTGGGCTCAAACCAGCGGTGTATATTGTCGGCGCTGGGCCAGGAGATCCGGATTTACTCACGGTCAAAGCCCAAAAATTACTCATGGCAGCAGATGTGATTTTATTCGCCAACTCCTTAGTCCCCACGCAAGTTTTACAATTTTGTCGGGCAGATGCGGAAAAAATTCCCACGGCAAATAAAACCCTGGAAGATATTTTGCCCATGATGATTTCACGGGTGAAAGCAGGTAAATCGGTGATTCGTTTACATTCTGGCGATCCCAGTTTGTATAGTGCGATCGGCGAACAAATGCAAGCTTTGGCTGAGGCAGAAATTCCCTTTGAAATTATCCCTGGAATTAGTGCGTTTCAAGCTGCTGCCGCGAAATTAAATGTAGAATTGACTGTTCCCGGTCTGGTGCAAACTATTATTTTGACTCGTGTATCTGGGCGGGCTTCATCGGTGCCTGATACAGAAGAATTAGCTTCTTTAGCGGCTCACCAAGCGAGTCTTTGTTTGTATCTGAGTGCTCGCCATGTAGAAGATTCTCAGGAAAAGCTGTTACAACATTATCCAGAAGATACCCCTGTGGCGATTTGTTATCGTCTGGGATGGCCTGATGAAAAAATCGTGGTGGTGCCTTTGGCAGAAATGGCAACTGTGACGATCGCAGAAAATTTAATTAAAACTACGTTGTATGTAGTTAGTCCCGCGTTAAAATGGCTAGAAAATAGGCAATGTTCTGCACAATTTTCCGAAGTGCGATCGCGCCTCTACCATCCCGAACATAGCCATATATTTCGGCCTGTCTCTAGTCATCAGTGA